Genomic segment of Phycisphaerales bacterium:
TGCAGCCGGTTGGTGTCGGGCATTTGTCATGACGTAAATGTACGGCGCCCAGCCCGGCGAGCAAACCCGTCAGGCCGGGCCTGGTGCATCCAGGGCCCGCAGCAGTTGGGGCAACTGTTCGGCAAAGCGGCCCCGGGGCATGACTTGGGTCGCGCCCGCCCGGTGCGCCGCTTCGAACGCATCAAGATTGACGTGCGGCCCGAACGCGAGCGTCCGCAGCGCCGGTTCGCGTGAAGCCGCCGCGGCGATGAGATCGATCGCGACCTCGCCCGCGTCGAGATCGACGATCAGCGCCCGCACCTCCGGCTCCTCCGTCAGCAGTTCGCGCAGCCGCTCGAACGTGCGGGCCGGCCGGGCTGGAACGCCGATCGCCTCGGCGGTGGAGCGAATGCGCGTGGCGAAGATGAGATCAGCCGTGCAGTAGAGAATCACGCCGGATCCTACGCGCGGGCGGACGGCTTGAGCGAACCGGGCCACTCGTCATCGATCGCGTCCAGGACGCCACGGGAAGTCGCGCGGCATGAGCCGGTCGATACCGTGCAGCCAGCCCACCAGCCACTCGAACGCATCGACGAGCCTGGGGCCCGGGCGGTTGAACATCTGGCTGCCGTCCACGATGGCGATTCGCCCGGTTCGCACCGCCGGCAGTTCGCGCCACCACGGCTGCGACTCGACCGTCGCCAGCTCGCGCTGCGTCCAGCCCAGATCCGCGCCGCACGGGGCGATGATGAGGACGTCAGGCTCCAAAGCAACCAGTTCATCAGGCGATGCGACCCGGCTCGGCTGCCCCGGCTCGTTGAGCGGGTGCCGCGCCCCGGCCGCTTCGATCAGTTGCGGCGTCCAGTGCCCGCCCACGAAGATCGGATCGAGCCACTCGATGAAGACGACGCTTGGCCCGGGCTCGTACGCGTTCACATGGTCGCGCGCTGCAAAGTACCGCTCGCGCAGCGCCACCACGGCCCGCTCGGCCGCCCGCTCGCGATGCACCGCTCGGCCGACGCGCAGCAGATCGTCAAACACATCTTCGAGGCTTGCGGGGTTCAGGCTGACGATCGCCGGCCGCGGCTCGAGCGTGGCCGCGAGACGCTCCACGCTGCGCAGGTCGATCGAGCACACAGCGCACAGGTCCTGCGTGAGAATCACATCGGGCTCGAGCGCCTCCAGTTGCGGTTCATCGAGCACGTACAGCCCGGCGCCCGAGGCCAGATGCTCGCGCACCGCCCGGTCGATTTCGGCGCTGCCCGCCGAGGAGTCCAGCCGCTGACTCGTCAGCGCCGGAAGCGACCGCACCCGGGGCGGCCAGTCGCATTCGTGGCTGCGGCCGACGAGCAGATCAAGCGCACCGATCGCGCCGAGCATTTCCGTCGCGGCCGGGAGCAGACTGATGATGCGCATGAAGCCGATGGTAGGAGCCGCCGGGGCTTGCACCGGCGCGGCGGTGCGGCTACAAACACCGTGCGAATAATCCAACGGCCCAAGGGAGAAGCCATGCCCGCCCCGAACCACTCTGCCGCGACGGACATCACCTCGATCCTGAAAGAGAAGCGCTTCTTCGCTCCGCCGGCCGACTTCGCCGCCCGAGCGCACATCAAGTCGCTAGACGACTATCAGCGCCTGTACAAGCGGTCGATGGACGATCCGGAGGGCTTCTGGGCCGAGGCGGCGCGCGAACTCTACTGGTTCAAGCCCTTCACCAGCGTGCTCGACTGGCACATCCCCGACGCCCGGTGGTTCGACGGCGGGCAACTCAACGCATCGTTCAACTGCATCGACCGGCAGATCGAGGCCGGGCACGGCGATGACGTGGCCATCATCTGGGAAGGCGAACCGATCGGCGACGACGGCCAACCCGAAGTCCGCCGACTCACCTACAACGACCTCGAATACGAAGTGGCCAAACTCGCCAACGTGCTCGACAGCCTGGGCGTGAACAAGGGCGAGGTCGTCACCATCTACATGGGCATGGTGCCCGAACTGGCCATCGCCGTGCTCGCCTGCGCCCGCATCGGCGCGCCGCACTCGGTGATCTTCGGCGGCTTCAGCGCCACGGCCATCGCGGACCGCGTCTCAGACGCCAAGAGCAAGGTCGTCATCACGTGCGACGGCTCGTGGCGGCGCGGCAAGATTGTGCCCCTCAAGGACAATGTCGATGAAGCCATGCAACTGGCCAGCGGCGTGGTCACCCACACCATCGTACTGCGCCGCTGCGGCAATCCGATCAAGATGATGCCCGGCCGCGATCACGAATGGGAAGACCTGATGAGCAGGGCCGAACCCGATCGCGATCCCACGCCCATGGAGGCCGAGGACCTGCTCTTCATCCTCTACACCTCGGGCACCACCGGCAAGCCCAAGGGCATCATGCACACCACGGGCGGCTACAGCGTCTTCACCTACCTCACCGCGAAATACACATTCGATCTGCGACCCGATGAAAACCAGGTCTACTGGTGCACCGCCGACGTCGGATGGGTCACGGGGCACTCGTACATCATCTACGGCATCCTGCCCAACCGCGTGCCGACGCTCATGTACGAAGGCGCGCCCAACTATCCCGAGCCGGATCGCTTCTGGGAGATCATCGCGCGGCACAAGGTCACGACTTTCTACACCGCCCCGACCGCCATCCGCGCGTTCATGAAGTGGGGCGAAGC
This window contains:
- the acs gene encoding acetate--CoA ligase, giving the protein MPAPNHSAATDITSILKEKRFFAPPADFAARAHIKSLDDYQRLYKRSMDDPEGFWAEAARELYWFKPFTSVLDWHIPDARWFDGGQLNASFNCIDRQIEAGHGDDVAIIWEGEPIGDDGQPEVRRLTYNDLEYEVAKLANVLDSLGVNKGEVVTIYMGMVPELAIAVLACARIGAPHSVIFGGFSATAIADRVSDAKSKVVITCDGSWRRGKIVPLKDNVDEAMQLASGVVTHTIVLRRCGNPIKMMPGRDHEWEDLMSRAEPDRDPTPMEAEDLLFILYTSGTTGKPKGIMHTTGGYSVFTYLTAKYTFDLRPDENQVYWCTADVGWVTGHSYIIYGILPNRVPTLMYEGAPNYPEPDRFWEIIARHKVTTFYTAPTAIRAFMKWGEAHPGKHDLSSLRLLGTVGEPINPEAWMWYHRVIGGGRCPVVDTFWQTETGGHVITPLPGATPTKPGSCTLPFFGIDAAIVDEQGNEKPANTGGLLAIRKPWPGMLRGIYGDRKRFIDTYFSRIKGMYFPADGARRDEDGYFWIMGRVDDVINVAGHRLGTMEIESALVSHTSVAEAAVVAMPHDIKGQGIAAFVTLKSGQQPTEDLRTELVNHVGHEIGHIAKPDQIRFTDALPKTRSGKIMRRLLREIAEGHEPRGDTTTLEDFSVLARLRESEEG
- a CDS encoding ABC transporter substrate-binding protein; amino-acid sequence: MRIISLLPAATEMLGAIGALDLLVGRSHECDWPPRVRSLPALTSQRLDSSAGSAEIDRAVREHLASGAGLYVLDEPQLEALEPDVILTQDLCAVCSIDLRSVERLAATLEPRPAIVSLNPASLEDVFDDLLRVGRAVHRERAAERAVVALRERYFAARDHVNAYEPGPSVVFIEWLDPIFVGGHWTPQLIEAAGARHPLNEPGQPSRVASPDELVALEPDVLIIAPCGADLGWTQRELATVESQPWWRELPAVRTGRIAIVDGSQMFNRPGPRLVDAFEWLVGWLHGIDRLMPRDFPWRPGRDR